TAATAGGATCAGTTAAATTTTCATTTTTTAGTACCAAAGAACAATAATCTAATGAACCTCTAATAAACATAGAATTACTAGTGGATTCTAAACTTTTAAAAATTGATAATAAATCTTTGATATCTAATAAAATTTGTTTTTTCAATTTATTATTCTCCACATCTTCTTTGATATGTTGATCGTAAACATAATTTTTTAGTTTAGTAAATGAATATATATGAAATTTATTCAATATTTCATCAAAATTATTAATATTGGTTTTGGGAAGTGCAGATATTATTTTTTCTATTATTAATCTGCCTTTAGGAGTGATTTCAAATATCCATACTCCATAATCATCATTCAATTCAATATAACCTTCATCTTTTAGTCTAAATGCGTCTGTTTTAATGCCTAATGAATATGGGCCGTAATCATCTTTAGAAAACTCATATTCTATTGGAATTTCTCCTTCGATCTTAGCTAGATAAATATATTTTTGAAGGTAAAAATGTCCTCTTATACTATTCATTTTGTATAATGAATACAGAATAGGCCAACATCTAGGGATTTTATTCATATTATATAGTATATTACTATCTTATAAATAATTTAGTAACAAACAACTTTTTTTATAAAATATTACCTTTAGTAAAATCAAATTCCTTAGATTGGATAGGTATATACTAATCACTTTATTTTATCTTCTTCGTGATAAAAAATGAAAACAATTACTGATGACTCTTCATTTTGAGTTAACAAAAACAAATGAATTCTAATTATAATACCTAAACCTATTTAAGTAATAAATAATCATTTAAACTCCTTAAGAGTAATAATAATCAATTAGTTCATGAACTAAAATTATACACAATATTATACATTCTTATCATTTTTGTTAACTGGGGGCGGGGTTGTGGTCACACAGAGTGAGGCAGCATTGGAAAAATGTCTTTTAGACAAGCTTGTGGATGATGGATATGAAAGGGTTAATATCACTAATAAAGAAGGTTTGGAAGGGAATTTAAAATCTCAGCTCGAAATCTTTAACAAAGTAGAATTGACTGATGATGAATTTAACAAAATACTACTCTATTTAGAGAGTGGAACTATTTTTGATAAGGCAAAGAAGCTAAGGGATAAGTATGCTGTCAAAAGAGAAGATGAAACTATTTATTTACAGTTTTTTAATAGTAAAGATTGGTGCAAGAATATATTTCAGGTAACAAACCAAATTACTATGACGGAAGTATATGAAAACCGTTATGATGTTACATTACTTATTAATGGATTTCCTTTGGTTCAGATTGAATTAAAGAAAAGAGGTGTGGAGCTTAAAGTAGCTTTTAATCAGATACAGCGTTATAGGCACCATTCTTATCGAGGATTGTTTCAATATGTTCAGATATTTATTATCAGTAATGGTGTAAACACTAAATATTTTGCTAATAATAAAGAATTAAGTTTTAAATACACCTTTTCCTGGAAGGACAAGGCTAATAAGAACATTTCGAGCTTGGATGATTTTGCTGATACATTCATTGAAAAGTGTCATCTATCTAAAATGATATCTAAATATATTGTTTTAAATGAAACGAGCAAGGCTCTTATGGTTTTAAGATCCTATCAGTATTATGCTGTTGAAGCTATTCTAGATAAGGCCTTGAACACCCTTCAGCATGGTTATGTGTGGCATACTACTGGTAGTGGTAAAACTTTAACATCCTTCAAGGTCAGCCAAATACTATCAGAAGAGGATAGTATTGATAAAATTATGTTAGTAGTTGATAGGAAAGATCTTGACTACCAAACATTTAAAGAATTTAACAGCTTTTGCAATGACTCGGTTGATAGTACAGATAAGACTGTAACTCTAGTAAAGCAACTTTTAGGGCCAAATAAACTGATAATTACCACAATACAAAAATTGTATCGTGCTGTTGCAAGACATAAAAGAATTGAACAGGTGAAAAACAAGAAAATAGTGTTGATGTTTGATGAGTGTCACAGAAGTCAGTTTGGAAAAATGCACGATGTAATTACAACCTTTTTTAGTAATTTACAGTACTTTGGATTTACAGGAACACCTATCTTTTCAGTTAATTCAATAGATGGTATGACCACAAAAAGCCTTTTTAAAGACAGACTCCATACATACGTAATTCAAGATGCTATTAAAGATGGGAATGTTCTTGGATTTTCAGTGGAATATCAAGGTAAACATAAAAACAAGGCAAAACTGGATATCGAAGTTGAAGATATTGATCGAAAAGAACTCATGGAATCAGAAAAAAGATTAGAAAAAATAGTAGATTATATTATTCTAAATCATGACCGTAAAACGTATAATCGTGAGTTCAATGCTATTTTTGCTGTTAATTCCATTGATGTTCTCACAAAGTACTATGAACTGTTTAAAAGAAAAGATCATGACCTAAAAATCGCTACAATTTTTTCTTATGATATGAATGAGGAAATTAAGGGAGATGAACATTCTCGAGATAAATTAGAAAGATATATAGCTGATTATAATATAATGTTTGGAACAAATTATTCAACTGATACATTTCAGGAGTACTATATTGATATATCTAAAAAGGTTAAAGAGAAAAAAATTGACATTTTACTTGTTGTAAACATGTTTTTAACAGGATTTGACAGTAAATTCTTAAATACTTTATATGTTGATAAGAATCTCCAGTATCAGGGTCTTCTACAGGCATTTTCACGTACTAATCGTATTTTAAATGAGAAAAAATCATTTGGGAATATAATCTGTTTTAGAAATCTTAAAAAATCCACAGATGAATCAATTAGGTTATATTCAGATGAAAACGCTCTGGAAGATGTTCTAGTTAAAACTTATGACCAGTATGCCCATGAATTTAATCAAGTTTTAGTAGATCTAAGTAATATTACTCCCGAGGTTCAGGATGTAAATAGTTTACCGTCTGAAATTGAGGAATCCAAGTTTGTTAAGGTATTTAGGGAATTATTAAGGTTATTTACTAAGATGAGTGTTTTTACTGAGTTCAGTTTTGATGATCTTAATATCTCTGAGCAGAAGTTTAATGATTTTCAGAGTAAATATCTGGATTTATATGAAAAAGTAAAAGGAAGCAATGGTCCTGAAAAGGTTTCAGTATTGGATGATGTAGATTTTGAACTAGAACTCATAAGAAGAGACAATATAAATGTTGCTTATATTCTATCTCTTCTTAAAGAACTTGATAAAGATAGTCCATCATTTGATAATGATAAAAAATTCATAATAGACACCATGGAACGCACACATGAACTAAGAAGTAAAATAGATCTGATAGATAAGTTCATAGAACATAACGTTCCAGAAATAGGGGATAAAGATAAGATTGAAGGTCATTTTGAAAACTTCATAGACATAGAAAAAAATAATGCAATTAGAGAATTAATTAATGAAGAAGATTTGGATGATAATATTACAAAGGGTATTATAGCTGAATATGAATTTTCAGGTAAAATTAGGAATGATTTACTAAAAAAATCATTTATACAAAAATATGGATTAAAAGAGAAACGTTCTAAGTTGATGAAGATAAAAGATATTATTGTAAGCCTGGTTGATAAATTCAGCTGGTAACTAAAATCATCTATTAATTATTGGGAGTGAATTTTTTCATGTCAGAATATCAAAGAAAAATGGAAACAAAGCTGTGGGCCATAGCCGATGAATTAAGAGGTAATATGGATGCAAACGAGTTTAAAAATTACATGCTAGGTTTCATATTCTACAAATATCTCTCTGAAAAGATAGAGATCTATCTAAACAATGAACTCAAAGAAGATGGAGTTGAATTTAAAGAAGCTTACAAAAATAAAGAATTACATGAAATTGTAGAGGTGGAGGCCATAGAAAATCTAGGATACTTCCTCGAACCCAAATGTCTCTTTGAAAATCTAATTAAAAAGGCAAAAAAAGGAGAATTCATACTAGATAACCTACAAAAAGCACTAAAACAGATAGAAAATTCTACTATGGGTCATGAAAGTGAAGAAGACTTTATGAATTTATTTGAAGATGTAGATTTAGAGTCATCAAAACTTGGAAAAAGTGAAGATGATAAAAATAAAATTATATCCAAGGTTTTACTCCATTTAAATGAGATTGATTTTAAATTGGGTGACACTGAACATGATATTTTAGGTGATGCATATGAATACTTAATTTCTCAGTTTGCATCATCAGCTGGAAAGAAAGCCGGTGAATTTTACACACCTCAACAGGTTTCTAAAATACTAGCCAAAATTGTAACCATGGGTAAAAATAATCTTAAAAACGTATATGACCCTACATGTGGCTCAGGATCCTTACTTTTACGTGTGTCTAAGGAAGCTAAAATAGGAGACTTTTATGGTCAAGAATTGAATCAATCCACATATAACCTTGCCAGGATGAACATGATTCTCCATGATGTTAAATTTAATGATTTTAACCTTGAACAGGGAGATTCAATAGAAAATCCCATGCATTTTGGCATGAAGTTCGAAGCCATTGTTGCCAATCCCCCATTTTCAGCTAACTGGTCATCGGATCAGACCTTTATGGATGATGAAAGATTTAGTGCATATGGAAAGCTCGCACCCAAATCAAAGGCAGACTTTGCTTTTGTACAACATATGATCTTCCACCTTGATGAAAACGGTACTATGGCCATTGTACTCCCTCATGGAGTATTATTTAGAGGAGCAGCAGAAGGCGTAATCCGTAAATATTTAGTTGAAGATAAAAATTACCTAGATGCCGTTATAGGACTTCCAGCAAATGTATTTTATGGAACATCCATTCCCACAGTGATACTAGTTTTCAAAAAATGCAGAGAAGAAGATACTGATGTTTTATTTATCGATGCATCAAATTATTTTGAGAAAATAAAAAATCAAAATAGGCTTAGAGATGAAGATATAGAGCGGATAGTAAATGTGTATAAGAAAAGGGGAGAAATTGATAAGTTTTCACATTTAGCTACGCTTGATGAAATAAGAGAGAACGATTATAATTTAAATATTCCACGATATGTGGATACTTTTGAAGAAGAAGAAACTGTAGATTTAAAAACTGTAGTTAGTGAACTTGAAAGCATTGAACAAGAGATTCATACGATCGATGCAGAGATAAAGGAATATTGTGATGAGTTAGGAATAGAAGCTCCAATTTTGAGGAGACTTTAAGATGAGTGAAACAATACCTAAACTTCGTTTTCCTGAATTTCATGGAAGTTGGGAGGAGTATGAGTTAGGTAATATTGCTATTTTCACGAGAGGTCCTTTCGGAGGGTCTTTAAAAAAATCTATCTTTGTAGATTCGGGTTATAAAGTATATGAACAAAAAAATGCAATTCAAAATTCTATAAAAGTTGGTAAATATTTCATTACACCGGAAAAATATAATCAAATGATCAGATTCAGTGTTGAAGAAGGTGATTTATTAGTAAGTTGTTCAGGTACGATAGGTAAAATTTTAGTTATTCCTGTAAAGTATCCTAAAGGCATTATTAATCAAGCATTGTTAAAAATAACAGTACGTCCAGAAGTGAATAACTTATATTTAAAAGAATTGTTACAAAACAGCACAATAACTAAACATATATTTGGTGGACGTGGTGCAGCAATAAAAAATGTTGTAAGTGTTAAAGAATTGAAAAAAATACGAATTTTCATGCCATCAAAGCAAGAACAAGATAAAATACTCATATTTTTGTCAAAATTAGATGGAAAAATAGAAAAATTAGAGAAAAAACAAGAACTGTGGAAAAACTTTAAAAACGGAATAATACAACAGCTATTCAGTCAAAAATTAAGATTTAAAGATGAAAATAAGAATGCTTATCCTAATTGGGAAGAGAAAAAATTAGGAGATTTAGCTATTTTCACGAGAGGTCCTTTCGGAGGGTCTTTAAAAAAATCTATCTTTGTAGATTCGGGTTATAAAGTATATGAACAAAAAAATGCAATTCAAAATTCTTTAGAATTAGGTAATTATTACATTACTGAAGAAAAATATAAAGAAATGATTAGATTTAGTGTTGGTAAAGGTGATTTATTAATAAGTTGTTCCGGAACTATAGGTAAAATTATAATTATTCCTGATAAGTATCCTAAAGGTATAATCAATCAAGCATTATTGAAAGTAACAGTACATCCGGGAGTTAATAATTTATATTTAAAAGAATTGCTTCAAAGCAGTGAAATGACTCAGCACATATTTGGTGGACGTGGAGCAGCTATTAAAAATGTTGTAAGTGTTAAAGAATTAAAGGAAATACACATTAAATTTCCTTCATACCCAGAACAAGAAAAAATAGTAAATTTTTTATCAGCTATTAACATTAAAATAAAACAGCTAAATAAAGAATTGAAAAATAACAAAAAATTCAAAAAGGGAATAATGCAACAAATGTTTTGTTAATATTAGGTTATAGTTTAATAAACTATAATACTAAATATTTTTATTAAAACTCTTATGTACTAATCAGATTCGTTATTTAACTTTTCTAGAACTGTTGGATTGTTTAAAATTTCATCAATCAGCTTCTTGGCTTTGTTCAAATCCTTTATTTGTTTTTCCATCTCTTCTAATTTTTCATCGGTAACTACTCGAACTTCTATTTCTTCAAAGAAATACAAATGAGGTATTTACTTAAAATATCTTTCTCTGAGTTTCTCCAAAGGTGTTGTGAAGTATGCCCTGGTTAGTGGATCCTTTCTATGTCCCATTATCTGACGGATATAGTGGTGTGGCATCCCATTTTCTTCAAGAGTGTTAGAAAAATATTTACGGAACACATGACTATGAATGAAGATTTGCCGGTTATTGTTAGACCATCCACATTTCTTATTGAGTCTCCTTAAAAATCTTTGAAAAACATCTTCCCTCATCTTATTACCAGTACTTCCTCTAAAAGAAAATCATTAGAATCTTCTGGAGGGTTTTGCTCCAAATACATAAAGAGATATTTAGTGGCTTCAGGGGTGTTAAACGTATAATGTAGGGTACCAGTTTTTTGACGCCTTACATACCACTCTTGAATATTCTTCTCATCCCAAGAATTATTTAACAACTCAATATTCAACATTTTTTTGAATTCACTGGAGGGAATTTTTAATGATTTTAAAAAATCAGAAAATTTTAAATTCAATACATCTCCTATTGCTATTCCCGAAGTGTACATAAAAATTATTAGAGTTGCGTACCTTTGGGATGAGTTGTTACTGAGAGCAAGTTGGATATCTTCTTTTCTTGGGATTTCTGAAGCTGTGAGATCAGGATTATTGTTACTGTAAATCCTGTTGGGAATTTGTATTTCGTAATGGTTGTAAAATCCCCTTATAGTTGAGATATTGTCTACAATTTTTCTAGGGCTAAAGTTATTCTGGATAAGATATTCTTGATAGTTTAGGAGTTGGCCTTTAATTCTACGTTTTCTTAACCTTATCCCATTATCTTCGTCCTCTTCAGCTTGTTCAATGAGCTGTGTAGGGTTAAGGCCGGTTATTTGGCAGTAAATTTGTAACTTTCTGGTGTAACTCCGTACGGTTTCGGGTCTAAGGTTACGATTTAAAATAAATTCTCTATATATGGGGTCCTGTTTTATGTCCATTTTATCAGCATTGGGTTTAGTTATAAGTATGTAAATTTCTTAATGCATAAAAAATTTACTATTTATATTACTTATTACATAAACCCAAGGCAAAAAAGCCTCGGGTGGGAATTGAATCCATTATAAGATTAGAAACCAAACTTGAGAAATAAATTATCTGCTTGATTGATAATTGATTTATACCAATGTTTTATATTATTGTATTTTGAGAGTTTTCTCGTACGATATGAATCTTTGGATAATTATTGGATATTTATTTGTGATTGAGGATTAAAAATAATTATATTTATCTAGCCTATTTAAAAATTAATTATTACTAAAATTTATATATTGTAATAATCATATTATATTGCATGAAGTTAATACAAATTAACGGTTTGATAAAAAAACATAAAAACATAATTTTCTATAATAAAGATGTAAATCAGTGTTATGAAAAATTGAAGGAAGATTATTTTTGTGTTTATTTCAACGAGCCTGTTCCAGTTCGGGTACAATTAATAAAATTACTTAAATTAATTAATCCAGATTACAGTTTTAATTCATCTCATATAACCGTTGCAGAACTTAAAGAAGCAATAGTTAAAGAGTTGGATCATGAAAATTTAATAATTATTTTCAATCATTTTGAAAAATTGAGTAAAAGGTATGTTGGTATCTATCAATATCTAAATAGCTTTCAAAATATTCAATTCATCTGCAGTTTTATAAATAAAATTAATAGAAATACATATCCTTTTTATGAAACATTTAAAATTCTAAATAAAGAGGAATATAAGAATGATACAGCTAAAGATGAGATCAACATCACATATTCTTTATACATTATTATAAGTATAATTTGTTTTTTTGTTTATATAAAAAGTGCAAATTCAGTTTACATGGCGGCAATACTACTTGGTGGAGCCTGGTTTGCATTAATAATATTCAGAACCATGATGTATGCAGGAGGTCGTGTATGAGGGAATACACACATATGGCGGGAGCGATATTATTCTTTTTAATATTTGCATATTTATTAAATTTAAATAATATAATTTTAGGAATAATTTTTGCAGGATGGATATCAGTTTTTCCAGATGTAATTGATAAATTAATTGGTAAACATAAGGGGATAGGTCATTCAATATTCTGGGTATTTATCTTTGTATTGGTGGCATATTATAACTTTTTCATAGGTGTTGCCTTATT
This sequence is a window from Methanobacterium sp. SMA-27. Protein-coding genes within it:
- a CDS encoding type I restriction-modification system subunit M, with translation MSEYQRKMETKLWAIADELRGNMDANEFKNYMLGFIFYKYLSEKIEIYLNNELKEDGVEFKEAYKNKELHEIVEVEAIENLGYFLEPKCLFENLIKKAKKGEFILDNLQKALKQIENSTMGHESEEDFMNLFEDVDLESSKLGKSEDDKNKIISKVLLHLNEIDFKLGDTEHDILGDAYEYLISQFASSAGKKAGEFYTPQQVSKILAKIVTMGKNNLKNVYDPTCGSGSLLLRVSKEAKIGDFYGQELNQSTYNLARMNMILHDVKFNDFNLEQGDSIENPMHFGMKFEAIVANPPFSANWSSDQTFMDDERFSAYGKLAPKSKADFAFVQHMIFHLDENGTMAIVLPHGVLFRGAAEGVIRKYLVEDKNYLDAVIGLPANVFYGTSIPTVILVFKKCREEDTDVLFIDASNYFEKIKNQNRLRDEDIERIVNVYKKRGEIDKFSHLATLDEIRENDYNLNIPRYVDTFEEEETVDLKTVVSELESIEQEIHTIDAEIKEYCDELGIEAPILRRL
- a CDS encoding tyrosine-type recombinase/integrase, whose amino-acid sequence is MREDVFQRFLRRLNKKCGWSNNNRQIFIHSHVFRKYFSNTLEENGMPHHYIRQIMGHRKDPLTRAYFTTPLEKLRERYFK
- a CDS encoding type I restriction endonuclease subunit R; amino-acid sequence: MVTQSEAALEKCLLDKLVDDGYERVNITNKEGLEGNLKSQLEIFNKVELTDDEFNKILLYLESGTIFDKAKKLRDKYAVKREDETIYLQFFNSKDWCKNIFQVTNQITMTEVYENRYDVTLLINGFPLVQIELKKRGVELKVAFNQIQRYRHHSYRGLFQYVQIFIISNGVNTKYFANNKELSFKYTFSWKDKANKNISSLDDFADTFIEKCHLSKMISKYIVLNETSKALMVLRSYQYYAVEAILDKALNTLQHGYVWHTTGSGKTLTSFKVSQILSEEDSIDKIMLVVDRKDLDYQTFKEFNSFCNDSVDSTDKTVTLVKQLLGPNKLIITTIQKLYRAVARHKRIEQVKNKKIVLMFDECHRSQFGKMHDVITTFFSNLQYFGFTGTPIFSVNSIDGMTTKSLFKDRLHTYVIQDAIKDGNVLGFSVEYQGKHKNKAKLDIEVEDIDRKELMESEKRLEKIVDYIILNHDRKTYNREFNAIFAVNSIDVLTKYYELFKRKDHDLKIATIFSYDMNEEIKGDEHSRDKLERYIADYNIMFGTNYSTDTFQEYYIDISKKVKEKKIDILLVVNMFLTGFDSKFLNTLYVDKNLQYQGLLQAFSRTNRILNEKKSFGNIICFRNLKKSTDESIRLYSDENALEDVLVKTYDQYAHEFNQVLVDLSNITPEVQDVNSLPSEIEESKFVKVFRELLRLFTKMSVFTEFSFDDLNISEQKFNDFQSKYLDLYEKVKGSNGPEKVSVLDDVDFELELIRRDNINVAYILSLLKELDKDSPSFDNDKKFIIDTMERTHELRSKIDLIDKFIEHNVPEIGDKDKIEGHFENFIDIEKNNAIRELINEEDLDDNITKGIIAEYEFSGKIRNDLLKKSFIQKYGLKEKRSKLMKIKDIIVSLVDKFSW
- a CDS encoding restriction endonuclease subunit S, producing the protein MSETIPKLRFPEFHGSWEEYELGNIAIFTRGPFGGSLKKSIFVDSGYKVYEQKNAIQNSIKVGKYFITPEKYNQMIRFSVEEGDLLVSCSGTIGKILVIPVKYPKGIINQALLKITVRPEVNNLYLKELLQNSTITKHIFGGRGAAIKNVVSVKELKKIRIFMPSKQEQDKILIFLSKLDGKIEKLEKKQELWKNFKNGIIQQLFSQKLRFKDENKNAYPNWEEKKLGDLAIFTRGPFGGSLKKSIFVDSGYKVYEQKNAIQNSLELGNYYITEEKYKEMIRFSVGKGDLLISCSGTIGKIIIIPDKYPKGIINQALLKVTVHPGVNNLYLKELLQSSEMTQHIFGGRGAAIKNVVSVKELKEIHIKFPSYPEQEKIVNFLSAINIKIKQLNKELKNNKKFKKGIMQQMFC